The following is a genomic window from Adhaeribacter radiodurans.
AATCCTTATTTTGGGCTTATTCCTGTGTTAGGGGTATGTTACGGCGCTCAATTGTTAGCCTACGAAAATGGCGGAGATGTAATTGCCTCTACCATTCGGGAATACGGTCGGGCCCGTTTGAGCGAAGTACATGCCACCAATCGGTTGTTAAAAGAAATTACTATTGGTTCCCAGGTTTGGATGTCGCATGGCGATACTATTAAAGAAATTCCAGAAAACTTTGAAGTTATTGCTTCTACTGATACAGTTGAAGTTGCCGCTTACAAAATTGCCGGTCAGGAAACGTACGGCATCCAGTTTCACCCGGAAGTTACGCATACCACCGAAGGTAAAACCTTGCTACGTAACTTTGTGGTGCATATCTGCGGCTGTCAGCAAGACTGGACTCCTGATCAATTTATTGAAACAACGGTACAAGAACTGGGCGATTTAATTGGTAACGACAAAGTAGTATTAGGCTTATCGGGTGGCGTGGACTCTTCGGTAGCGGCTATGCTCATTCACCAGGCTATCGGCAAAAATCTGTACTGTATCTTTGTTGATAATGGTTTATTGCGGCACAACGAATTTCAAAGTGTACTCGATTCGTACCAGCACATGGGCCTGAACGTAAAAGGAGTAGATGCCAAAGCCAGCTTTTACTCTGCTTTAACAGGTCTCACTGATCCGGAACTAAAACGCAAAGCTATTGGGCGGGTATTTATTGAAGTTTTCGACGAAGAAGCCCATCAAATTGCCGATGTAAAATGGTTAGCCCAGGGTACTATTTACCCCGATGTTATTGAATCAGTTTCCGTAAAAGGACCTTCTGCTACAATTAAGTCGCACCATAATGTGGGAGGATTACCCGATTACATGAAGCTGAAGGTAGTAGAACCGCTAAAAACTTTATTTAAAGATGAAGTGAGACTAGTGGGTAAAACTTTAAACATCGACGATTTAATTCTAAGCCGCCATCCTTTCCCCGGTCCTGGCTTGGCTATCCGGATAATTGGTGATATTACTCCCCAGAAAGTAGATATTTTACAACAAGTCGATCATATTTTTATACAAAGCCTGCGTACCAGCGGTTTGTACAACGAAGTATGGCAAGCCGGCGCCATGCTTTTACCGGTACAAAGCGTGGGCGTAATGGGGGATGAACGTACTTACGAAAATGTAGTAGCCTTGCGGGCCGTTACCAGCGTGGATGGCATGACAGCCGACTGGGCCCATTTACCGCATGAATTTTTAGCTAACGTATCCAACGATATTATTAACAAAGTAAAAGGCGTGAACCGTGTGGTGTACGACATAAGCTCGAAGCCACCCGCCACCATTGAATGGGAATAACAAGTTGTATTTAACAGTAACAGATTAGTATCCTAATGTAAACGTTGGCAGGTTCTCTAATTGAGGTTAATTAGAGAATCAAACCTATTTATTTTATTCGAATCTATCTGGGTAACGTAGTATAAAGGCGTTTAACCATTAAAGTATTTTACTTCAATGAAGTTTAATGCAGGAACAATACCTTTTTCTACCCTCAACTATTACTTTGAACCTATTACATGAATAAATCCATTCAATTCATTCTTCTTATTTACTGGTTACTGTTTGGGCTACCTACGCCATCGGGTTGGGCCCAAACAACCAAGGATTTTGCCACTAAATACGAGAATGCCAAACAACTGCTTGCGTCCAATAAATACCAATTGGCCATGACGGAATTGCAACCGTTAATTGCTGCAAATCAATCGGCTTACTCGCCGGGCGCTATGTACTTATATGCCGTAGCGGCAGCTAAAGCAAAAAAGTACACCGAGGCCAGCCAAAAACTTAACTTACTAAAAAACGCTTATCCATCGTGGCCAAACTTATCTGAAGCTGCCTTTTTAGAAGCCAACCTTGCTTTTGAAGCAAAAGAATACGAACGGGCACTTTCTATTCTGGAGGGCATAAAAGAAAAAAGCTTAGTTAAAGATGTAGAGGCAATGGAATACAATTATCTGAATCAAATATCAGATAAAGCAGCAATGCAAAACCTTCTGGAGAGGTTTAAGGATGATAAGGTACTTGCCCAGGTATATGCCAATAAGTTGGTAGCTGGTTGGTATACTGCCGCAGATAAGGAAATCTTAGAGAATTTAGTAAAAAAATTTAAGCTCGATAAAAATAAATACGCTCCCAACAACCTGAGTGCCATTAAAAAAAACAATTTTAATGTAGCCGTACTCCTACCCTTTCCGCAAAACGATGCCGAAGCTAAAGCAAGGCGTAATCAATTTGTAACCGACTTATACGCCGGAATGCTTCTGGCCCAGGATTCTTTAGCTAAACAGCAGATTCAGCTTAACCTATTTACGTACGATGCTCCCGCCGATACAAACAAGATAAAAACAAC
Proteins encoded in this region:
- the guaA gene encoding glutamine-hydrolyzing GMP synthase, whose translation is MPEKILILDFGSQYTQLIARRVRELNVYCEIHPFNKIPAFTPDIKGVILSGSPCSVRDDDHPNPDLNPYFGLIPVLGVCYGAQLLAYENGGDVIASTIREYGRARLSEVHATNRLLKEITIGSQVWMSHGDTIKEIPENFEVIASTDTVEVAAYKIAGQETYGIQFHPEVTHTTEGKTLLRNFVVHICGCQQDWTPDQFIETTVQELGDLIGNDKVVLGLSGGVDSSVAAMLIHQAIGKNLYCIFVDNGLLRHNEFQSVLDSYQHMGLNVKGVDAKASFYSALTGLTDPELKRKAIGRVFIEVFDEEAHQIADVKWLAQGTIYPDVIESVSVKGPSATIKSHHNVGGLPDYMKLKVVEPLKTLFKDEVRLVGKTLNIDDLILSRHPFPGPGLAIRIIGDITPQKVDILQQVDHIFIQSLRTSGLYNEVWQAGAMLLPVQSVGVMGDERTYENVVALRAVTSVDGMTADWAHLPHEFLANVSNDIINKVKGVNRVVYDISSKPPATIEWE